One segment of Chlorocebus sabaeus isolate Y175 chromosome 26, mChlSab1.0.hap1, whole genome shotgun sequence DNA contains the following:
- the INSYN1 gene encoding inhibitory synaptic factor 1 isoform X2: MISWVEVVSQIDKLTSDFDFELEPDDWTTATVSSTSSSDKAGVGGPFDLGHLDFMTADILSDSWEFCSFLDISTPSDSVDGPESTRPGAGPDYRLMNGGTPIPNGPRVETPDSSSEEAFGAGPVVKSQLPQRTPGTRERVRFSDKVLYHALCCDDEEGDGEQEAEEEEVGLPPEPAHTEAHTGLHKPSPAPYKSRRSPLTSRRSGSTLAPEQTRRVTRNSSTQTVSDKSTQTVLPYTATRQKARGKN, translated from the exons ATGATCTCATGGGTGGAG GTGGTGAGCCAGATCGATAAGCTAACCTCGGACTTCGACTTTGAACTGGAGCCAGACGACTGGACCACGGCCACTGTGAGCAGCACCTCTAGCAGTGACAAGGCGGGCGTGGGCGGCCCCTTTGACCTGGGCCACCTGGACTTCATGACAGCCGATATCCTCTCAGACAGCTGGGAGTTCTGCTCCTTCCTGGACATCTCTACCCCCTCGGACTCCGTGGACGGTCCTGAGTCGACTCGGCCAGGGGCCGGCCCTGACTACCGCCTCATGAATGGTGGCACGCCCATCCCCAATGGGCCACGCGTGGAGACCCCAGACTCCTCCAGCGAGGAGGCCTTCGGTGCTGGCCCCGTAGTGAAGAGCCAGCTGCCCCAGCGGACCCCAGGGACGCGGGAGAGGGTGCGGTTCAGTGACAAAGTGCTCTACCATGCTCTGTGCTGTGACGATGAGGAGGGGGATGGCGAgcaggaggcggaggaggaggaggtgggcttGCCTCCGGAGCCTGCCCATACAGAGGCCCACACAGGCCTCCACAAGCCCTCCCCAGCCCCCTACAAGTCACGGCGCTCTCCACTGACCAGCCGCCGCTCAGGCTCTACCTTGGCCCCTGAACAGACTCGAAGGGTCACGAGGAACAGCAGCACCCAGACAGTGTCAGACAAGAGCACACAGACGGTGCTGCCTTACACAGCCACTAGACAGAAAGCCAGGGGGAAAAactag
- the INSYN1 gene encoding inhibitory synaptic factor 1 isoform X1 yields MNIRGAPDLGQPSDDPSSGGERERIRQRMKMVIGQLEGILRELKEVAKELREVVSQIDKLTSDFDFELEPDDWTTATVSSTSSSDKAGVGGPFDLGHLDFMTADILSDSWEFCSFLDISTPSDSVDGPESTRPGAGPDYRLMNGGTPIPNGPRVETPDSSSEEAFGAGPVVKSQLPQRTPGTRERVRFSDKVLYHALCCDDEEGDGEQEAEEEEVGLPPEPAHTEAHTGLHKPSPAPYKSRRSPLTSRRSGSTLAPEQTRRVTRNSSTQTVSDKSTQTVLPYTATRQKARGKN; encoded by the exons ATGAACATTCGGGGCGCCCCGGACCTCGGGCAGCCCAGTGACGACCCCAGCAGTGGTGGTGAGCGGGAGCGGATTCGACAGCGCATGAAGATGGTCATCGGGCAGCTTGAGGGCATCCTTCGCGAGCTCAAGGAGGTGGCCAAGGAGCTGAGGGAG GTGGTGAGCCAGATCGATAAGCTAACCTCGGACTTCGACTTTGAACTGGAGCCAGACGACTGGACCACGGCCACTGTGAGCAGCACCTCTAGCAGTGACAAGGCGGGCGTGGGCGGCCCCTTTGACCTGGGCCACCTGGACTTCATGACAGCCGATATCCTCTCAGACAGCTGGGAGTTCTGCTCCTTCCTGGACATCTCTACCCCCTCGGACTCCGTGGACGGTCCTGAGTCGACTCGGCCAGGGGCCGGCCCTGACTACCGCCTCATGAATGGTGGCACGCCCATCCCCAATGGGCCACGCGTGGAGACCCCAGACTCCTCCAGCGAGGAGGCCTTCGGTGCTGGCCCCGTAGTGAAGAGCCAGCTGCCCCAGCGGACCCCAGGGACGCGGGAGAGGGTGCGGTTCAGTGACAAAGTGCTCTACCATGCTCTGTGCTGTGACGATGAGGAGGGGGATGGCGAgcaggaggcggaggaggaggaggtgggcttGCCTCCGGAGCCTGCCCATACAGAGGCCCACACAGGCCTCCACAAGCCCTCCCCAGCCCCCTACAAGTCACGGCGCTCTCCACTGACCAGCCGCCGCTCAGGCTCTACCTTGGCCCCTGAACAGACTCGAAGGGTCACGAGGAACAGCAGCACCCAGACAGTGTCAGACAAGAGCACACAGACGGTGCTGCCTTACACAGCCACTAGACAGAAAGCCAGGGGGAAAAactag
- the INSYN1 gene encoding inhibitory synaptic factor 1 isoform X3, translating to MNGGTPIPNGPRVETPDSSSEEAFGAGPVVKSQLPQRTPGTRERVRFSDKVLYHALCCDDEEGDGEQEAEEEEVGLPPEPAHTEAHTGLHKPSPAPYKSRRSPLTSRRSGSTLAPEQTRRVTRNSSTQTVSDKSTQTVLPYTATRQKARGKN from the coding sequence ATGAATGGTGGCACGCCCATCCCCAATGGGCCACGCGTGGAGACCCCAGACTCCTCCAGCGAGGAGGCCTTCGGTGCTGGCCCCGTAGTGAAGAGCCAGCTGCCCCAGCGGACCCCAGGGACGCGGGAGAGGGTGCGGTTCAGTGACAAAGTGCTCTACCATGCTCTGTGCTGTGACGATGAGGAGGGGGATGGCGAgcaggaggcggaggaggaggaggtgggcttGCCTCCGGAGCCTGCCCATACAGAGGCCCACACAGGCCTCCACAAGCCCTCCCCAGCCCCCTACAAGTCACGGCGCTCTCCACTGACCAGCCGCCGCTCAGGCTCTACCTTGGCCCCTGAACAGACTCGAAGGGTCACGAGGAACAGCAGCACCCAGACAGTGTCAGACAAGAGCACACAGACGGTGCTGCCTTACACAGCCACTAGACAGAAAGCCAGGGGGAAAAactag